The nucleotide window GAAGAACTGGAAAAATATCTAAAAAAACACGGCATTGTTGCAGTGATTGACGCCACCCATCCCTTCGCCGTCGCCATAACCGAAGCTGCCCGGGAAACCTGTCGCTCCCTGGGACTGCCCTATTTCCGTTACCGTCGGCCGGAAGTGCAACTACCTTCCCATCCGTACCTGTTGCCGGCCTCAAGTTTTGAGGAAGCTGCCGTGCTGGCCGCCCGCGGCCGGGTAATATTTCTCACCATCGGGACGCGCCATCTGGAGTGTTTTACAGAGGCACCGGCCCTGAAGGGGAAGAGACTCGTCGTCCGGGTGTTGCCCGAAGAGGATTCCCTTGCTAAATGCCGGCGTTTAGGGATCTGGCCCCGGGATATTGTGGCCATCCAGGGTCCCTTGAGCTATGAATTGAACCGGGCCTTATATCGACAATACAATGCCGATGTGGTTGTTACTAAAGACAGCGGAAGTGTTGGCGGGGTTGAGGAAAAAGTTCGAGCCGCCCTTGACCTGGGTCTAACGGTCGTGGTCGTTCGCCGCCCGCCTGAAGCCGGCGCTCTGTCTTTGGAGGAGCTCATCCCCTTGCTGGAGGAAGCCATAGAGCTATAGGAAGATAGGAGGACGGAAATGAATACAGGTATTATATTACTTGGCCA belongs to Moorella humiferrea and includes:
- the cobK gene encoding precorrin-6A reductase, with the translated sequence MILVLAGTKDAGRIIGVLKSEGYRVAASVVTEYGARLAGEAGADLVHTGPLGKEELEKYLKKHGIVAVIDATHPFAVAITEAARETCRSLGLPYFRYRRPEVQLPSHPYLLPASSFEEAAVLAARGRVIFLTIGTRHLECFTEAPALKGKRLVVRVLPEEDSLAKCRRLGIWPRDIVAIQGPLSYELNRALYRQYNADVVVTKDSGSVGGVEEKVRAALDLGLTVVVVRRPPEAGALSLEELIPLLEEAIEL